The genomic DNA TCAAGCAACCACTGTTTCGTGACCCAATCGAGCTTCCCGATCAATTGTGAACGGTCTTGCGCTAAAAGACGTAAGCTCTCACCCCATTGCGCCAACAGCCAATCCGACTCCTCATCGGATCCGGCTAACTCGCGGTGTGCGGCCTCACAGTAATACTTTTGAAGTTCAAGAGCAGAAAGCTTCCGTCCGCCTTGGAGACGAACGACTGCTTTCAGGTCCGGATCGCGCGACAACTGTTTTACCGCAGCCACCGGCTGATCCAGCTCGATGGCAGGCATAGCCCCTCGCTCGATTAAATCAAGAACGAGTCTGGTCGTCCCGACCTTCAATGCTGTCGCATACTCGCACATGTTGGCATCGCCGAGGATGAGATGGAGTCGGCGATATTGTCGCCGGTCGGCATGGGGCTCGTCCCTGGTGTTGAGAATCGGCCGGTTGTGCATCGTATCCACGCCCAACTCCGCTTCCATAAAATCAGCGCGCTGCGAGAGCTGATACCGCCCTGGGACGTAACCGGACTCCTGTGCTTCAGTTCCTACCTTTCCCGCGCCCGCGATCACTTGTCGGCTTACCAAGAACGGCACCAAGCCTGCGACGAGAACCGGGAAGGGAACAACCCGCGAAACGAGATAATTATCGTGACATCCGTAACTATGGCCATGGAAATCCGTGTTGTTCTTATACAGTCGAACGTGACGCCCTCCGAGCGTGTGATTGCGTCGCTGCGCAGCTCGAAGAAGAATACGTTCTCCCGCGCGATCTTGGGCGAGAAGATCTCTGATCGTCCGGCACTCCGGCGTCGAATACTCCGGATGCGTATGGTCGTTGTAGAATCGCGCGCCGTTCGGCAACACCAAATCGCTCTTCATGTCATGGAACGAAAAAGGGCGATGGGCGTCCACCTTTGCAAACTCATCTTCTTCCTTATCCTGCTGCAAGCCGGACACTCGAAAGCCACGGGCATCCTCATGCGGATCCTCACCGGCATAATCCCAACGCCGCTCGAAGGAAGCGGCGAGATACGCCCGCACCAATTCCATCGATTCCACGACCGGATCCATCTCCGGCACGTCATCCCTGGTAATCCCGTACTCTGTTTCGATGCCGAAGAGACGCATAAGAATGTGACGGTTCTCGTGAAGCGCCGTTCGCTCCGGAAAACGAGATACCAGCTGCGAGAGACGCCCTCAAATAATCTGGTTGATCAACCGCTCTTCCGTTTGCCGTCCGCGCCGGAAGGAGGAAATTCCAACCACCTGTTCCGGATGATGATCCAGCAGCTTCAACCACTCCTCCGCCGCATCGTCCGGCGGCAACATTTCACCCTCTCGAAATTCCTCTGAGGCGGAATCGAGCAGATCCTTGGCCTGCAATCCCGACTGCTGGCCCGATTGAACCGTACGATCGATCGCTTTTTCCTTGGCACGTTGAATAATCGAGGCCAAGATGGCTCCGCTCACCAAATCGCCGCGATACAGCACTTTGTTTTGCCCGCTCCTGAGCCGGATCGACAGAAGCCGATTTTCCTCCGTTCGGCGGAAGATCGACTCAATGAGGTCTTCGACGAGCGACGTCACCGCCCCCATCTGCTCACCGCCCCGTTCCTTCACCAGCACCGGATCCAGCGGCAAATCCGCGGTCAAAAATATTCGAAGAATCTCGGCAGCAGCATCCTTATTCGGTCGACTGACTTTGATCTTCCGATCGATGCGGCCGGGACGCAGCACCGCCGGATCGATCAAGTCGGGCCGATTGGAAGCTAAAATAATGACGACGTCCCGCAGCGATTCGATTCCATCCATTTCACTGCAAAACATCGGCACGAGCGTATTCGAGATATTGAAGGAACGCATAGCACGTCGCGTTCCCAAAATCGACTCCGCTTCGTCGATGAAGATAAACGGCAAGGCACCGTCCTTGCGTCTCGCCCGGGCCTGTTCGAAGAGATCCCGGACCATCCGCTCCGATTCCCCGAGCCACATGTTGAGAATTTCGGGCCCTTTCACGTGCAGGAATGCTCCGCTCGTCACCGGCGGATGCTTATCCCGATCGGGTATGTGGTCTTGTTTGGATTCGCCGACCAACTTGGCCAAACTACCGGCGGCCGCTTGGCCGATGAGTGTCTTCCCGCATCCGGGTGGGCCATAGAGAAGAAAACCCTTCGGTTGGGAAAACTTGAACCGTTCGAACGTCTCCGCGTGCAACAGCGGATACTCGACCGCCTTTCTAATGGCCGCGATTGCCTCGTCCTGTCCACCGATCTGCTCCCACGTGACCTTGGGCAGGACATCAAGGACATGACGATGTGTCGTGCGATCCGTGAGCTTCTCAATCGCCACTCGATAGCTTGGATCGATGCGAATTTCATCGCCCGCCTTGAGCTCTACGCCGACAAGATCCGTCGATCTCTGCAAGATCAACGATTGTCGCCCCATCTCCTGTTCAAACCGTAATCGCCCATCAGACATCGCCTCGGCCAGTTTTAAGATAGGGCCGTTACGATCGTACCCGAGCGTTTTGATCACGGCATAGGCTTCATTGACCAGAATCTGCGTTCCGACCTTAAGATCCGTACCGGGAACACGGGGGTCCACATTGGCATAATACTCGGCCCCACCGACGACGATGCGGGCGAGTCCCTCACCGGGAACATCAAGTAAAGTCCCGATACGATTGGCCGGTGCCGTCAGCTTGGCGACGACCTCGCTCACTTTCTTGAATTCCAGTTCACGTTGTTGATGGGCGGCTTGAGACAATGTCACCGCATGGCGCAGCTTGTACAGCAGCTTCTGCCGAGCGTCCCCCTCGGGAAATGAGGCCAGACACTGTTCAATCAATTCGATCGGATCGGTCCCGGTCTTCAGCGACGGTTCTTCGCCCCGACCGTTGGGTTCATCCCGTTCAGAAGCTCTGCGATCACTCATAGATGGTCCTTCACGACGCGTGACCACATGATCCTAACACACGCGCGTCTTGCAATGCCTTCACACTAACAGGGGCACGCAGGATGTTCAAAAAGACCGTCGTTCTCACCCGCCCAACCCAGGCGCACCAAGACGCGCCTCCTCGCATGCCAGGCTGCAGCTGATCGACAATCTTCCGCTATCCCGTCGCCCGCTTCACGCTTCACGAGATGCGCTTCACGCACTTCAAGCAACGCGAGAACGAAGCTGGAGGACT from Nitrospira sp. includes the following:
- a CDS encoding proteasome accessory factor PafA2 family protein → MRLFGIETEYGITRDDVPEMDPVVESMELVRAYLAASFERRWDYAGEDPHEDARGFRVSGLQQDKEEDEFAKVDAHRPFSFHDMKSDLVLPNGARFYNDHTHPEYSTPECRTIRDLLAQDRAGERILLRAAQRRNHTLGGRHVRLYKNNTDFHGHSYGCHDNYLVSRVVPFPVLVAGLVPFLVSRQVIAGAGKVGTEAQESGYVPGRYQLSQRADFMEAELGVDTMHNRPILNTRDEPHADRRQYRRLHLILGDANMCEYATALKVGTTRLVLDLIERGAMPAIELDQPVAAVKQLSRDPDLKAVVRLQGGRKLSALELQKYYCEAAHRELAGSDEESDWLLAQWGESLRLLAQDRSQLIGKLDWVTKQWLLETFMREERIGWDDPWLASLDLEYHNVSPEQGLYFGLEAEGKTWRMTTDEEIEEAIRNGPSDTRGGLRGLCVQRFSDQIQSVQWEQVRFSGRFRSRTLDMADLFDPQEVRRCMDVFQRAHSPADALATWSTRKEAQT
- a CDS encoding Bacterial proteasome-activating AAA-ATPase (PAN), encoding MSDRRASERDEPNGRGEEPSLKTGTDPIELIEQCLASFPEGDARQKLLYKLRHAVTLSQAAHQQRELEFKKVSEVVAKLTAPANRIGTLLDVPGEGLARIVVGGAEYYANVDPRVPGTDLKVGTQILVNEAYAVIKTLGYDRNGPILKLAEAMSDGRLRFEQEMGRQSLILQRSTDLVGVELKAGDEIRIDPSYRVAIEKLTDRTTHRHVLDVLPKVTWEQIGGQDEAIAAIRKAVEYPLLHAETFERFKFSQPKGFLLYGPPGCGKTLIGQAAAGSLAKLVGESKQDHIPDRDKHPPVTSGAFLHVKGPEILNMWLGESERMVRDLFEQARARRKDGALPFIFIDEAESILGTRRAMRSFNISNTLVPMFCSEMDGIESLRDVVIILASNRPDLIDPAVLRPGRIDRKIKVSRPNKDAAAEILRIFLTADLPLDPVLVKERGGEQMGAVTSLVEDLIESIFRRTEENRLLSIRLRSGQNKVLYRGDLVSGAILASIIQRAKEKAIDRTVQSGQQSGLQAKDLLDSASEEFREGEMLPPDDAAEEWLKLLDHHPEQVVGISSFRRGRQTEERLINQII